The Malus domestica chromosome 08, GDT2T_hap1 genomic interval atatatatataacttcaACAATTTTGAACTCagtggattttttttctttccataaaTCACATCCAAAGAAGAAAAGTAAACATAGGAAATTGATTATACAACAGCCAAAATTCGTATTTCCAAACCATACCTCCGCACCGGAGGCTCAACAATAGAAATCATACTAGTTTGATGTACCAAATAAATTTGAGTACCAATCAGATTTTCACACTTGTTCATGCACATAAAAGCAAAGAATGAAGTCTCCAACAAAAAAACACTCCACATTCTACAGTATTTCCATCTGTTTAAACGTTAAAACATTTACGGCAGGAAATCTTTCACATGCTGTTGAAAAATTGAATTGGGGAACAATGTGATACAATGAACGTCAGTAAGAAAATTAGGTGCCCTGAATCGCAGAAACTAAAAAAATCACGACTTCAGCCCCATGTGCAGAAGTTTGACTGTCAGTTGTTCCCCCACTACACTAAAAGTTCACCGAGCTGCCCGACTAGTGTCATTACAGTCTCAAACTCATATTCAAAAGGAAGAGTACAATTGAGGTAGTGTTTCGCCCAATCAGCAATTTAGTTCAACCTAGTCCATAAATTAAAATCCTGAAAAAACAACTTGATCATTTTTCAAATGAAGTGCCGATACAATTTTTTAACTCATAAGTCAATACTAGCATCATCAAAAACCTAGTTTCCGGTCGAACCGCGTTCCCTCCAATCCTAAACACACAACTAACAACTGAAGAACCAGATGGATAATTCAACTAACAAATTTCCAACTGCCATAGATTATCACATTTTCCACCTCACATCACAAGAATTCGCATTTACTACATTAACTGGAAGCGAAATGAAATGCCGGAACTGAAATCGAAACCAACCAACCTCCAATTCCCTTTCCTGCGAAAGCCTTCGCACCAACGACGAGTGCATCTGCAACCTTTGATTGGCATCCTGTAAACAGAAAGCAAAATTATTCACCCAATCCTcacaaaaacacgaaaatccATGCCGAATTGCGGGCCGAAATTTCCAAAACTCAACAGAGGGAAGGACGAAGAACATACGTGCCGAACGTCGACGTATCGTCTCTCAATCAAGTCGTGGATGTTGCCGTCGTGAAAAGGCACACCCTCCATTGAAGATGGAAGAGCCGAAAACCCGAAACCGAAACGCGATCGAGTGTACCGGACCGACAATCTTCAGTAAGCTACTTGCAGAAGAAGAAAAGCTTCTCGATTCTCCTCCTTGTCCAATTTTCAGCAACACGAACAGCCGGCcttttcccttaccattttaattttttttttttaacaaatttatttatttatttatttatactttctacTATCAAGTGAGATCGACGGCTGTGAGACGTCCGCGTGGTGTTTAACCACCGTTGATCAATTTTTCTGCGGTGATTAATGGAAACGGATTCTCTTCTGATCATTTTCATCAAGTAAACCAAAGCATATAATTAAagtctttaaaatttgatctaacgattaaaattattataattttttaagtgAACTCCTGTTTATAGTCAttcaatcaaatttcaaatattcAAATGATATGTCTTGGGTGGATTTAGTAGAAAGAATTTGAAGAGACCTTTTCCGTGATTAATATGGTTGAGACCTGGGTCACGCTGTATTGTcatatattgttttgaattgttgagAGGGGTCAGGAACACGGCATGTCGTTTTCGTAAGTCATGGTTTATGGACTCTACGACTAGGCTTGAGCTGCGTTGGAAACTCAGAGGATGGGCCAAAGTGAACTTGGGCTCTAATTTCCATTACACAGAAAATTTGTCTTCACATGAGATTTGGAATATTTTAGTGAGGAGTAGTTTTATGTACTTGTTTCTGGACAACTTTGTTGATTTGGACACCCAATTTACTCTCGGAATAAATAAGATTCTCTCTCCTATTACGTAGACACGCCTCGCTACAATATTCCAAATCACACGAAACATGTGGCCTCCTGCCCGTACCCTCCCCTGTTTTACGGATGATTCTCTACCTTCATTTTCAGGATCTTTGGATATattcatttttctaaaaatcGATACGGTTGTGGattaaattgttagttgttagAGAAGAGGGTTGTAGTTGTACTATAGTGCATAGGTATGTTCGCTTTTCACCACTACGGTAAAACATCATCTACGCATTTTAGACTTTTGGTTATCAGAATACAATTACATCATAGAGTCATCGTTTATAATAATTTCCCCTTCACTCACCCCTGCCCCTCACGCACAAATGTTTCCTCTCCCCAACAATGCAAACTCAGTGGTCCCTCCCCCGCAAACGCACCCTCGTCCCTCTCAATTACATAACCGAATgcaagaaaatatttcaaatttcagCGACAAAACAATATCTCATACAACAAAAACCAAGGGGAATCACAATCACATGTTTCACAATACACAACTATTGAAACACATCGCTGTCTCGTATCATAAATGCTTGCACGCGACGTAAGTACATAGACATCGGGACAACAGCAACTCCAAACACACATAATTTACAtatctcccccccccccccaaaaaaaaaaccacgcTGAAATTAACCACAGTAATAACATCACTAGAGTCTAGAACACAACTTCGATAGGCGAGAGGTGTAAGCACCACGAGGTGTGAAGCGATCTCGTAATAAACTAACCGAAAGAAAGTCAAACCAATTGCGGTCAGTCTCTTAGCTGCCGCAACGTAACCCCATCAGCTCATGGGGTAAATCTGTCTTTTCACCATCGAGTCACAGTAAACAGTAACTACTCTTTGCTCACTGAAAACCCCATGTGGGTTTCCCTCTGCTCACTTGGCTGTCACGGATTGAATCTTTTGTTTCTGCACAACAGAGAATAGTTGGTTTTGGGACCCCTTGTGGCAAGCTGGCAGCATGATGGAGCCGGAGAAGGCCTTCTTGCCGTGCAAAGTTGTACACAGAGAGAGATGACAAGTAAACACAAAAGTGAGAGGAAAGTCAAGTGTTGGGACCCAAAAAACACAAGGGGCGTGCACTCTTCATCTCTTTTGGTGGGGCCCCTCTCCTCCTTCTCTTTGAATTCACCCCATGCCAATACATGCCATGCTCTCTTTCTCCCAGGTGCGCTTGTCACTTTCTCTTAACCCTATAAACAAATCATTAACCATTTCAATCATTGAACAAATGCTTCATCAAGAGGGTTTGGAGCTCCATTCTTCCTCTCCCGGGCCGCTCCCGCTTTCGCCACCCTAGCCGGAACCTATTTCATGTCGTGCCGCATCCGCAAGCAGCACATGTACACAGGACTTATTCTCCATAATCACTTTAAACTATATTACTAATTGACAAGAACCAATGACGAGTAATACAAAGTGCTTACTGGAAGCACTGCTGGAAGTGAGTGACGTATTGAAGCTCAGAGAGAGTCGAGTCCCAAAGCCTTGGCCTTGAGCTTCAACGACTTTAAGTAGTGGATTGCTTCATCCAGCACCACCATCGCATCCTTTCCCTTGCCATCGGGAATTATGTTCTGCAGAATGTTAATGGTTTCACGGATTTTTTCCTTTCTCATCTTCTTGTTGCTGGTAAAGGAATCCACTTCTCTTAATCCAGAACTTCTGTTGCAGGCACAACTGGATTCCGCATCATCCTCCAACTCCAGAGGTCGGTTGTGTTTCATGGAACTCGCAGTGTCCATGACAGATGGTACATGATCATAACGTTCATCAAATAGCTTCCGCTTTTTATCCATTCCATCAGAACTAGCAACTTCTTCAAACCAATTTTGCTTTTCATGAACTGTCATTGTACTAGGGGAATGGCCTGTGCTAGTAACTTCATCGTCCTCGGTATAATCGCTATCACCATCTGAGTAGAGCAAGGCATTCAGTTCTTCGGTGTCTTCATGCATCTCACTTTCAGCACCATTTTCATCACTTCCTTTGAATTCATCAGTCAAAGCTGCTCccgataaatttttaaaatctcTTTCATTTCGAGGATCATCCCCATCCAAATAATAAGCTCCTTGTTGGAACGGATTCCAAGAAGTACGGCACTGCATGGGATTCACCATCCCAGAACTAAAGATCAAAGTTGTCTGATCCCCACAAGGATTGTTAACAAGGAGTCTCTTCTGTTCAAAGGCACTGTCTGCATTCGGCACAAATGTCTCCCCAGGAATTCCATGACGGGCAGAAGAAACTCTCTCTTTGAGACCATTATCGGTGGCAGGCATGACAGCCTGTCTGATACAGGGTAAGCAATAGAACCAACCGTGAGGTTCATTTGGTTTGCCGACTTGTGGATGAGGCAACTCGGAAGATGCATATGGTGGCATGGTACCATTTATCGATAGGATATTAGTGCCTAGTTTCCCATATGCAGAAACAAAGTTTTGTTGCCCCAAGCCAATTGGAGCACCAATGGCATTCGGATCGGGTGGTTGCCAGCCAAGATGCTGCTGAGGAATCCAGGTTCCAAAATTCTCACCCATCCAACCAAAACAACAACCTACAAGTCCAATCAGAAATATATAAACTTCTAAAAACTTAAAGAGGAATCcgaaaaaacaaaccaaaaacaatAAACTACAATCCATCAAATCGGAAATACAAAACGTACCAGAAGGACGTATGTACAactagaaatagttgatttaTGTCTCACTTtcagcaagaaagaaataaactaaaaaatccAGCTCAACTTGAACACGATATACAGCAATCTTCCTACGTTACGGGTTTCAGCAAATGTCGAAAATATTCAGCCTGGAAAATACCCAACAATCATACATTAGGCACCATCAACCATTATCCAGCGTGAAAAACAGAACGAATAAACCCGAATTAATCCTTCAATTGACAGTTTTGGGATAACAAGTAGTAAATTATGTTTGAGCTTAACTAACCTGGCAATCCTGGAGAGGTTGAAAGCATGCTATTACTCTAACAATTATGGTGGCGCTCCCATCAATCCCATTTTCGTGTTTCAATGCCCGAAATCTTGTTTGGCTCGCTGCTTGGCACACCATAACTAAACAACTTCCCGgcccttgaattttttttggaatGACAACTTCCAAACAACAACAATTGCAACAGAGAGTAATACACTAAATCTCAAATCAAATCTGAGAAAGTCTGAGCTGATTGATTGACACGAAAGTGAACCCGGAATTCGAAAGAGTGAAGGCTGATCAACTAGTACCAAATGGAGAAAACACGATAAGAGTAGATGAATTTAACCTAAATTAACCAAATACAAGCAAATGAGAGGGATTCTAATCAGAATTTCAGCTAAAGATTTAGGCTTTTCGGATTCAAATCAACTAATCTGACGAACATAACAAGGAACGACGATGAAAAAAGTGGATCCCATGGAAAATATTCAGGAAAATGGTAAGAAAATTGAAGGGTTTTCAAGAATTTGAATATTCACTGCTTAGTAAAACGAAGAATTACAGAATTACTCTGCAGTAAAGGTTCAAAGAGATGACTTTACGAATAACATCAACAGAGAGACTCAACCACCACCGCATGCTGTTCTGGCTTTACCCACAGTACAAATCTACGGATCTCCAACACCTTTTCCTTAATCTAATCCCCTGCAATGGAAAACGAAGCGACAGCCAAAAAAATGTTAGCTTTTTTCATCCCGGAAAATTTCCACTTCATTTTCTCGGGAAGCAAACAGAAAGTCGAGATCCAAAAACATGAATAAATCGACCAATCCGCCATCAAAAGCTGTGAAATCGAAAAGAAAACTTACAGTGCAGAAAACCCAATTCGAAAGCGAGATTGCTTGAGCGAACGAGATTGTATTACAGCGCTCCGGAAGCTTTCACAACAAGCagaggagggagggagagagaaagagagagagagagagagagagagagagagagtaaagatTGCAGGTACAGTCGAAGACTAAACGTGAGGAGAGCACGGAGGGTGGGATTATATAGAAACGGAGTTTCCAGAAATGTCCCTGCTTGGGGGGATCGaattcttttcccttttcttttttctttttttgtattaGGGTGACCCCGTCCTGTCACCGACACGTGCTTTTATCATCACCCCAACTGGGCGTGCCATTGGAGTCAGGTCAAATAGTCAACGACATTATTTTCGGTGTGTTAAAGACGTCGTTGGGTTCGAACCAAACCGCGCCAGTAACTCTGGTTGGCTAGTCTCAGAGCCGGGACGCTTCTTCTGCATTGCCCACGTGTCATGCTACTACAATTCGAAATTACCAAGATACCctcctaattttatttttattagagctttgcccttctctttttcattttcataatCTAATTGCATTTTAGTGTGCTTGCCATTTTTAGTATAAttttaagttttcttttttctaaatAATAGTCGTTTCATTAAAAACCCCATAGGATAgtataaaagacaatgaaaaatGTTAATCCAAAGTCGGACGTAAATATCAAGCATAAAAATTGCATCTTACAAAAGATATACCGCTAGACAAATCACAAATGTTGAGAAAATAAACAATGAGTTTGTTGTTAAATAATAATAGGGAATGGGAGAAATTGCATACACCATGTTAGAAAATAATTGTGCGTTATGATTTATAGTATCTCATCCTTAATCATATAACCATAACTCAAGTTACaaaaaatttgatatgatctttttttttaacaaacgatactatttatattaagAAATGAAAGGAAATTTCAACATAACCTTATATCATCATTTGGAACAAGGTTTAGGACTCAAACTATAACACCGTGTAGTTATAATGTCATCCCTTAAATATTGAGCTTTGAAAATCCTCATTTCTAAGAGCAAGCCTCGTTTTAGGGTGGGGTGAGGGCAAgggcaaagcaatgaaattgccCTTACAAGTCCACTTGTTTAGAAAGAGGAAGAGTAAGGGCAATTTCCTCTTCGTCTCCCTCTCACTCTCATCTCTTCCATCTTGCTACAAAGCAATTGTCTTAGCACCAATAACTTTATAATTAGATGTTTCTCTAATGTTAGTGTACTTAACGTGAAATTTATAACGACGAATATTACTAAATAAATGTTACACACATGTAAAATTTGCTACATTTTTACTATTAAAACCGATAAAATCGATTTTATTTTAACCACGCATCATGAGAGTGAGAACCACTTCCTATTTTAGATAGCAACACGAATTCAAAATTAGGTGCTCCTCACTTTTATGTTGCAAACCGCGGAAATGATGCAGAAAGAGCAAAAGGGATAGTAAAACTAAAAGAAGAACGAAAGGGAAAATTAAGCAAATGTATATACATGATTTATAAGGTAAAAAGATGATGGTATCCAATGTTTTACATGAACACCAATTATTTGGAGCTTGACCATTCAAACCATACTCCACCTGACAATTGTATCTCCTTTGCTTGTATTATCATCGATGGCCTACTCATTTAGGGTTGGGAGGTTAAGATGGCAATAGGTGTAGGGGTACCCCGCCGTATATAGGGTACAAGAATACTTTTGGTTGATGTGATATATAATGGATATGTCTCGACCTTTAAAGTCGACATCAATGGTTGGCCAGAACCAAG includes:
- the LOC108169212 gene encoding transcription factor bHLH143, with amino-acid sequence MGENFGTWIPQQHLGWQPPDPNAIGAPIGLGQQNFVSAYGKLGTNILSINGTMPPYASSELPHPQVGKPNEPHGWFYCLPCIRQAVMPATDNGLKERVSSARHGIPGETFVPNADSAFEQKRLLVNNPCGDQTTLIFSSGMVNPMQCRTSWNPFQQGAYYLDGDDPRNERDFKNLSGAALTDEFKGSDENGAESEMHEDTEELNALLYSDGDSDYTEDDEVTSTGHSPSTMTVHEKQNWFEEVASSDGMDKKRKLFDERYDHVPSVMDTASSMKHNRPLELEDDAESSCACNRSSGLREVDSFTSNKKMRKEKIRETINILQNIIPDGKGKDAMVVLDEAIHYLKSLKLKAKALGLDSL